From Prosthecobacter vanneervenii, one genomic window encodes:
- the kefF gene encoding glutathione-regulated potassium-efflux system oxidoreductase KefF, translating to MAKVLVLHAHPAPHKSRINRRLAAAAREVEGLTFRDLYELYPDYMIDVEEEQRLLSEHDVIVFQHPFYWYSAPSLVKEYLDLVLTYGWAYGEGGTALRGKCMMQAISAGGSEEVYCPQGRNRFTIRQLLAPFDQTAFLCGMRYLAPHVIHGANQLADAASIQPLAQRYARMLKALRDETLPLEQATQAEKINDLIPA from the coding sequence ATGGCCAAGGTTCTTGTTCTCCACGCTCATCCGGCTCCGCATAAGTCGCGCATCAACCGACGGCTGGCGGCTGCGGCGCGTGAAGTGGAGGGGCTGACTTTTCGCGATCTTTACGAGCTCTATCCCGACTACATGATTGATGTGGAGGAGGAGCAGCGGCTGCTGAGCGAGCATGACGTGATCGTTTTTCAGCATCCGTTTTACTGGTACAGCGCGCCGTCTCTGGTGAAGGAGTACCTTGACCTGGTACTGACGTATGGATGGGCCTATGGAGAAGGAGGGACGGCATTGCGAGGTAAGTGCATGATGCAGGCCATCAGCGCAGGTGGGTCTGAGGAGGTGTACTGCCCGCAGGGGCGGAACCGTTTTACCATCCGGCAGCTGCTGGCGCCTTTTGATCAGACCGCTTTTCTCTGTGGCATGCGCTATCTGGCTCCGCACGTCATTCATGGGGCGAACCAACTGGCGGATGCTGCGAGCATTCAGCCGCTGGCGCAGAGGTATGCGCGGATGCTCAAGGCGCTGAGGGACGAAACTCTGCCGCTGGAGCAGGCGACGCAGGCAGAAAAAATCAACGACCTCATTCCAGCCTAA
- a CDS encoding 3-keto-disaccharide hydrolase, giving the protein MRILLSLLALATIATAAEPVHLTLADFTDAKGEPPSSGWVTEGDNTIHLAGKGAGALISKNEYSNFELEWEWKVNAKGNNGIKYWVAKIGGKEWLGIEYQMIDDSGHPDGLKGGSHTTASIYDIKEPVAGKALKPAGEWNTSKIIVQDGKIQHWLNGALACEADTTTPEWKERIAKSKFKNKEGFAPGKGKIMLTEHGDETWFRNIKLTAK; this is encoded by the coding sequence ATGCGCATCCTGCTCTCCCTCCTCGCCCTGGCCACCATCGCCACCGCAGCCGAACCTGTACACCTCACACTGGCAGACTTCACTGATGCCAAAGGCGAGCCCCCCTCTAGCGGCTGGGTTACTGAAGGAGACAACACCATCCACCTCGCTGGCAAAGGAGCAGGCGCCCTCATTTCCAAAAACGAATATTCCAACTTCGAGCTGGAATGGGAGTGGAAGGTCAACGCCAAGGGCAACAACGGCATCAAATACTGGGTGGCCAAAATCGGTGGCAAGGAATGGCTCGGCATCGAATACCAGATGATCGACGACAGCGGCCACCCCGACGGCCTCAAGGGCGGCTCCCACACCACTGCATCCATCTACGACATCAAGGAGCCCGTGGCCGGCAAGGCCTTGAAGCCCGCTGGCGAGTGGAACACCAGCAAGATCATCGTTCAGGACGGCAAGATCCAGCACTGGCTCAATGGCGCACTGGCTTGCGAGGCAGACACCACCACTCCCGAGTGGAAGGAGCGCATCGCCAAAAGCAAATTCAAGAACAAAGAAGGCTTCGCCCCTGGCAAAGGCAAAATCATGCTGACCGAGCACGGAGACGAGACCTGGTTCCGCAACATCAAGCTGACCGCAAAGTAA
- a CDS encoding pirin family protein: protein MKLKLRLSNERGHAQHGWLDSYHTFSFADYYDPAHMGFRSLRVINQDVIAAGAGFPTHPHRDMEIFSYILYGALEHKDSMGNGRVLKPGQIQLMSAGSGVTHSEFNPSKTEPGSLLQIWIRPRQSGLRPSYTEWHPKPEHETAEKVLVISSDGREGSATIHQDADIYRVRLAAGKATTHEAKAGRGVWIQLIKGTLAVNGTTLNPGDAVSTEDAGTLNLKAGEDVEALLFDLA from the coding sequence ATGAAACTCAAACTTCGCCTCTCCAATGAACGCGGTCATGCCCAGCATGGCTGGCTGGACAGCTACCACACCTTCAGCTTTGCCGACTATTACGATCCGGCGCACATGGGCTTCCGCAGCCTGCGTGTGATCAACCAGGACGTGATCGCCGCCGGGGCTGGATTTCCGACGCACCCGCACCGGGACATGGAAATCTTCAGCTACATTCTCTACGGAGCGCTGGAGCACAAGGACAGCATGGGCAACGGACGTGTGCTGAAGCCCGGCCAGATCCAGCTCATGAGCGCCGGCAGCGGTGTGACACACAGTGAATTCAACCCCTCGAAAACGGAGCCTGGCAGCCTGCTGCAGATCTGGATCCGCCCGCGCCAGAGCGGCCTGAGGCCGAGCTACACGGAGTGGCATCCGAAGCCGGAACATGAGACTGCCGAAAAGGTGCTGGTCATCTCTTCCGACGGCCGTGAAGGATCGGCAACGATCCATCAGGATGCGGACATCTACCGTGTGCGACTGGCCGCAGGCAAAGCGACCACGCACGAGGCCAAGGCGGGCCGTGGCGTGTGGATTCAACTGATCAAGGGCACCCTTGCTGTGAATGGAACCACGCTGAACCCCGGCGATGCCGTGAGCACTGAGGATGCCGGAACTCTGAACCTCAAGGCCGGAGAGGATGTGGAAGCCCTGCTTTTCGACCTCGCCTGA
- a CDS encoding SGNH/GDSL hydrolase family protein, with amino-acid sequence MKFILLLALTASAALAADAPKQAPKKAAKRGPHPSLVKVEDVADLPRVLLIGDSISMGYTLDVREMLKGKANVHRIPTNGGPTTNGLKNIKAWLAESKWDVIHFNWGLHDLKYIGEDPAKLEDPKAPGAHPQVALADYEKNLAELVKIMQGTGAKLIWCNTTPVPAGSAGRVEGDEVKYNEAAARVMKAAGISTDDLCAHAAAKLKDVQLPANVHYSPEGYHYLAEKVAAVIAENLPKKQP; translated from the coding sequence ATGAAATTCATTCTGCTCCTAGCCCTGACCGCGAGTGCAGCCCTGGCTGCTGATGCCCCCAAGCAGGCACCCAAAAAAGCTGCGAAACGCGGGCCGCACCCCTCGCTGGTGAAGGTGGAGGATGTGGCCGACCTGCCGCGGGTGCTGCTGATCGGCGACTCGATCTCGATGGGCTACACGCTGGATGTGCGCGAGATGCTGAAGGGGAAGGCCAATGTGCACCGGATACCCACGAACGGAGGTCCGACAACGAACGGACTCAAGAACATCAAGGCATGGCTGGCGGAGTCGAAGTGGGATGTGATTCACTTCAACTGGGGACTGCATGACTTGAAATACATCGGCGAAGATCCCGCGAAGCTGGAAGACCCCAAGGCACCGGGGGCGCATCCGCAGGTGGCGCTGGCTGACTATGAAAAGAACCTGGCCGAGCTGGTGAAGATCATGCAGGGGACTGGAGCCAAGCTCATCTGGTGCAATACCACGCCAGTGCCTGCCGGATCCGCAGGACGTGTGGAAGGTGACGAGGTGAAGTACAACGAAGCTGCGGCGCGGGTGATGAAGGCTGCGGGCATCTCCACTGATGACCTCTGCGCACATGCTGCTGCCAAGCTCAAGGACGTGCAGCTGCCCGCGAATGTGCATTATTCTCCCGAAGGCTATCATTATCTGGCTGAGAAAGTGGCCGCTGTGATCGCCGAAAACCTGCCGAAAAAACAACCATGA
- a CDS encoding monovalent cation:proton antiporter-2 (CPA2) family protein — translation MHAPHFFISAFIYLSAAVLLVPVAHRLGLGSVLGYLIGGALIGPFALGWVGGRQGEEAMHFAEFGVVIMLFMIGLELEPARLWRMRGPIFGLGGLQVSLTALAAMGVAIWCGLEAKPALATGMILALSSTAIVIQTLQEKALMRTDGGSDSFAVLLFQDISVIPMLAVFPLLAASGAKVEHHGWLQELPHWAQPIVTLGAVVAIVFAGQYVVPRGFTILAKTGLRELLTAAALLLIVGVALLMTQVGLSPALGAFVAGVVLAGSHYRHELESNLEPFKGLLLGLFFLAVGASLDFGVIAGKPLLVAGLVGALILLKVVVIYGIATLLKIRGSHRWLLSLALAQGGEFAFALLSMAIQQEILEAETARLLVAVVALSMAVTPLLFILYERVLAPRYTAVSREERAPDRIDEHAPVILAGFGRFGNFVGRFMMSQGVKVTVLESDPDHVDMLRKYGFKVFYGDATRLDLLHAAGIEHARLLIIALADQAKVAQLIAEVREKFPRLHIMARARDYDQRFELMSLGLEAEDSVHEQMHSGLELAVRALRALGKPAYATERAARRWRRYDEETVHLLLPVQEDDDAVASIVRERRIELTQLFEKDRAELPDASDTGWEINRAEES, via the coding sequence ATGCACGCGCCGCATTTTTTTATCTCCGCCTTCATCTACCTCTCTGCTGCCGTGCTGCTGGTGCCGGTGGCGCACCGCCTGGGACTGGGCAGTGTGCTTGGGTATCTCATCGGCGGAGCGTTGATCGGACCCTTTGCTCTGGGATGGGTCGGTGGAAGGCAGGGAGAAGAGGCGATGCACTTTGCGGAGTTTGGCGTGGTGATCATGCTTTTCATGATCGGGCTGGAGTTGGAGCCTGCGAGGCTGTGGCGCATGCGCGGACCGATTTTTGGACTGGGCGGACTGCAGGTGTCTCTGACCGCGCTGGCAGCGATGGGCGTGGCGATTTGGTGTGGACTGGAGGCCAAGCCAGCACTGGCGACGGGGATGATCCTGGCGCTGTCATCCACGGCCATCGTGATCCAAACGCTGCAGGAGAAGGCGCTGATGCGTACGGACGGAGGGAGCGACTCGTTTGCAGTGCTGTTGTTTCAGGACATCTCGGTCATTCCCATGCTGGCGGTGTTTCCGCTGCTGGCTGCGAGCGGGGCCAAGGTGGAACATCATGGCTGGCTGCAGGAGCTGCCGCACTGGGCGCAGCCGATCGTCACGCTCGGCGCGGTTGTGGCCATCGTTTTTGCCGGGCAGTATGTGGTGCCTCGTGGGTTTACGATTCTGGCGAAGACGGGGCTGCGAGAGCTGCTGACCGCTGCAGCGCTGCTGCTGATCGTGGGGGTGGCGCTGCTGATGACGCAGGTGGGGCTGTCTCCTGCGCTGGGGGCCTTTGTGGCAGGCGTAGTGCTGGCAGGAAGCCACTACCGGCATGAGCTGGAGAGCAATCTGGAGCCTTTCAAGGGGCTGCTGCTGGGGCTGTTCTTTCTTGCCGTGGGGGCGTCGCTGGATTTTGGCGTGATCGCCGGAAAGCCGCTGCTGGTGGCCGGACTGGTAGGAGCTTTGATCTTGCTCAAGGTGGTGGTGATCTATGGGATCGCCACACTGCTGAAGATCCGCGGGAGCCACCGCTGGTTGCTTTCACTGGCACTGGCGCAAGGTGGGGAGTTTGCGTTTGCGCTGCTTTCGATGGCGATCCAGCAGGAGATTCTGGAGGCTGAGACGGCCCGGCTGCTAGTGGCGGTGGTCGCGCTTTCCATGGCTGTGACGCCGCTGCTTTTCATCCTTTATGAGCGTGTGCTGGCACCACGCTACACGGCCGTGAGCAGGGAGGAGCGGGCACCTGACCGGATCGACGAGCATGCGCCGGTGATCCTGGCCGGATTTGGCCGGTTTGGGAATTTCGTGGGCCGCTTCATGATGTCTCAGGGGGTGAAAGTGACGGTGCTGGAAAGCGACCCCGACCATGTGGACATGCTGCGCAAGTATGGCTTCAAGGTGTTCTATGGAGATGCCACGCGGCTGGATCTGCTGCATGCGGCGGGCATCGAGCATGCGCGGTTGCTGATCATCGCGCTGGCAGATCAGGCCAAGGTGGCACAGCTGATCGCAGAGGTGAGGGAAAAATTTCCGCGGCTGCACATCATGGCGCGAGCTCGCGACTATGATCAGCGGTTTGAACTCATGAGCCTGGGGCTGGAGGCAGAGGACAGCGTGCACGAGCAGATGCACAGCGGGCTGGAGCTGGCCGTGCGAGCCCTGCGCGCGCTGGGGAAACCGGCTTATGCCACCGAGCGCGCCGCGCGCCGGTGGAGGCGCTATGATGAAGAGACCGTGCACCTGCTGCTGCCGGTGCAGGAGGACGATGACGCCGTGGCCAGCATCGTGCGCGAGCGACGCATCGAGCTGACGCAGCTGTTTGAAAAAGACCGTGCTGAACTCCCAGATGCGAGTGACACGGGCTGGGAGATCAACCGGGCAGAAGAGAGCTGA
- a CDS encoding nitroreductase family protein → MNTLEAINTRRAIKHYDPAHRMTEAEIRQLLEAAMQAPTAFNIQNWRFVAVTDPEVRKQIRAAAWDQAQVTDASLLIVLCADKDSWKKDPARYWKNAPQPVQDFLVPAIGQYYGGREQVQHDECMRSCGLAGMTIMLAAKEMGYDSCPMDGFDFDAVGKIIKLPEDHVISFMIAVGKGTQPAWPKPGQLAFEEVVIRDHF, encoded by the coding sequence ATGAACACCCTCGAAGCCATCAACACACGCCGCGCCATCAAGCACTATGATCCTGCCCATCGCATGACTGAGGCGGAAATCCGCCAGTTGCTGGAGGCGGCAATGCAGGCACCGACCGCCTTTAACATTCAGAACTGGCGGTTTGTGGCTGTGACTGATCCGGAGGTGCGCAAGCAGATCCGTGCCGCAGCTTGGGATCAGGCGCAGGTGACGGACGCGTCTCTGCTGATCGTCCTGTGTGCTGACAAGGATTCGTGGAAGAAGGACCCTGCGCGTTACTGGAAAAATGCGCCGCAGCCGGTGCAGGATTTTTTGGTGCCTGCCATCGGCCAGTACTATGGAGGGCGAGAGCAGGTGCAGCACGATGAGTGCATGCGGTCCTGCGGCCTGGCGGGCATGACGATCATGCTTGCAGCCAAGGAGATGGGCTATGACTCCTGCCCGATGGACGGTTTTGATTTCGATGCCGTAGGCAAGATCATCAAGCTGCCGGAAGATCATGTGATCTCCTTCATGATCGCCGTGGGCAAGGGGACGCAGCCCGCTTGGCCGAAGCCAGGGCAGCTGGCGTTTGAAGAAGTGGTGATCCGGGATCACTTTTGA
- a CDS encoding outer membrane protein assembly factor BamB family protein — MLRFILAVLFLTITLQAEDWPQFRGGNGSGVSSSKGLPQEFSAEKNVAWKAKIGEGIGSPIVKSGRVYTTAMVGDQKVGVFCFEAADGKELWRSDFDTGTLPRITPPNSHASSTPATDGERVYVYFSTIGLMAFDCSTGKEVWRHTMTRPAYLMDWGAASSPIVHHGMVIFCQDDDLAPFVVAVDAKTGEEKWKTARKDMLAGYALPVLCEANGRTDLVIAGSGKLKGYDPATGKELWTCNTLLRTIMTSPVVHDGVIYIAVQSYGDATRTLKHALLEWLDTNQDKILSREETPKEFHERFDASDKNGDKVIGPEEIDTAFQSPDNMAAGGNIIQAIKGGGSGDVTKTHVLWNIDPKTPSNLSSPLFFNDRLYVVKSGGMSSCYDAKTGKALWDRSRLGNFGDYFASPVAAEGKVYIAAKNGFIVELEDAPQLKVVGKHDMGEEIIATPAIADGRLFVRTRESLICVSSSAVAPALVEAGTGMVRSDAIEIITAQPPHGSRVWNGYTGNAMGQESWTQDELEQLLKRLQTLKYTGIAIPAKIAPFKPIRVDGDTGGRKAFHGATIFENPKVADITVRFREHAEKLGFEIITAEPVAASVLPQNNFASEKALSDFVTPMCGEGVAERLWLGFQAAEKAEKLIAQNDPGLGIPAPAMLLRHLNSKKRLPEWLTEAKTFYATAMSEMYRANTRAREGSRTFTLYNAKRFEFTFHFMSCIEALYKAHDAATRAESLEAAMDSIYNGLNSWSDVARDSTDRGAIALLNEYGYRPLVRVVKGGE; from the coding sequence GGTTCGCCCATCGTGAAGAGCGGGCGGGTGTACACCACGGCGATGGTGGGAGACCAAAAAGTGGGCGTCTTCTGCTTTGAGGCTGCTGATGGGAAAGAGCTCTGGCGCAGCGATTTTGACACCGGCACGCTGCCGCGCATCACGCCGCCAAACAGCCATGCGTCCTCCACACCGGCGACTGATGGTGAGCGCGTGTATGTTTACTTCAGCACGATCGGCCTGATGGCCTTTGACTGCTCGACTGGGAAGGAAGTCTGGCGCCACACGATGACGCGCCCGGCTTACCTGATGGACTGGGGCGCTGCGTCGTCACCCATTGTGCACCATGGCATGGTCATTTTCTGTCAGGACGATGATCTGGCTCCGTTCGTCGTCGCCGTGGATGCGAAAACTGGTGAGGAGAAGTGGAAGACGGCGCGCAAGGACATGCTGGCCGGCTACGCGCTGCCGGTGCTGTGTGAGGCCAATGGCAGAACTGACCTTGTGATTGCCGGCAGCGGCAAGCTGAAGGGCTATGATCCCGCCACGGGGAAGGAACTCTGGACGTGTAACACGCTCCTGCGCACGATCATGACATCGCCCGTGGTGCATGATGGCGTGATCTACATTGCTGTGCAGAGCTATGGCGATGCCACACGCACCTTGAAGCATGCCCTGCTGGAATGGCTGGATACGAATCAGGATAAAATCCTTTCGCGTGAGGAGACGCCGAAGGAGTTTCACGAGCGCTTTGATGCCTCTGACAAAAACGGCGACAAAGTGATCGGCCCTGAGGAGATTGACACCGCCTTCCAATCGCCGGACAACATGGCCGCGGGCGGGAACATCATCCAAGCCATCAAAGGCGGCGGCAGCGGCGATGTGACTAAGACGCATGTGCTTTGGAACATAGATCCCAAGACACCTTCGAATCTTTCGTCGCCGCTGTTTTTCAACGATCGCCTCTATGTGGTCAAAAGCGGCGGGATGTCGAGCTGCTATGACGCAAAGACCGGCAAGGCGCTGTGGGATCGAAGCCGGCTCGGAAATTTTGGCGACTACTTTGCCTCTCCGGTTGCAGCGGAGGGCAAGGTGTACATTGCGGCCAAGAACGGCTTCATTGTGGAACTGGAGGATGCTCCCCAGCTCAAAGTGGTTGGGAAGCATGACATGGGGGAGGAGATCATAGCCACACCAGCTATTGCCGACGGGCGTCTCTTTGTCCGCACACGGGAGAGCCTGATCTGTGTCTCCTCGTCTGCTGTGGCACCGGCTTTGGTCGAAGCTGGGACGGGAATGGTGAGGTCTGACGCCATCGAAATTATTACTGCGCAGCCTCCGCATGGCTCGCGCGTGTGGAATGGCTACACAGGGAATGCCATGGGTCAGGAGTCCTGGACGCAGGACGAGCTGGAACAACTGCTGAAGCGGCTGCAAACCCTGAAATACACTGGTATCGCCATCCCGGCAAAGATTGCGCCATTCAAGCCCATCCGCGTGGATGGAGACACCGGGGGGCGCAAGGCCTTTCACGGCGCAACCATCTTTGAAAACCCCAAGGTGGCGGACATCACGGTCCGTTTCCGTGAGCATGCTGAGAAACTCGGCTTTGAGATCATCACGGCGGAACCTGTGGCTGCCTCGGTGCTGCCTCAAAACAACTTTGCCAGCGAAAAAGCTTTGAGCGATTTCGTGACACCGATGTGTGGTGAAGGAGTGGCAGAACGTCTGTGGCTGGGCTTTCAGGCGGCCGAAAAAGCCGAGAAGCTCATCGCACAAAACGATCCCGGTCTCGGTATTCCCGCGCCGGCCATGCTGCTGCGCCATTTGAATTCCAAGAAACGCCTGCCCGAATGGCTGACCGAAGCCAAAACCTTTTACGCCACAGCGATGAGCGAGATGTACCGGGCCAACACACGGGCAAGAGAAGGCTCACGGACTTTCACGCTTTACAATGCCAAGCGCTTTGAGTTCACCTTTCACTTCATGAGCTGCATTGAGGCTTTGTACAAAGCTCACGATGCCGCGACGCGTGCCGAATCTCTCGAAGCGGCGATGGACAGCATCTACAACGGCCTGAACTCCTGGTCCGATGTGGCCCGCGACTCCACTGACCGTGGTGCGATTGCGCTGCTCAATGAATACGGTTATCGGCCGCTGGTGAGGGTGGTCAAGGGTGGTGAGTGA
- a CDS encoding DMT family transporter, with product MSDKAAKKASAWTAVIPWLFVLLWSSGFIGSKLGVPYAEPFTFLTLRYCIVLMILVPIALITHAPWPKGNGQMAHVAFAGLMIHALYLSGCVWSLKLGLPAGILSLIVSLQPLFTAAFAGVVLGEKVVPRQWGGLALGFLGTILVVAHKTGSGLTFLMTVPAIAALVGITVGTMWQKRHCPAFDLRTSTVVQYAASLLITAVLAVSTETMQVQWSGQFVFALLWVALVLSIGAISLLNHLIKSGTAVNVASLFYTVPAVTALMAWGIFGETLTGLSLIGMAFAALGVWLARGR from the coding sequence ATGAGTGACAAGGCTGCAAAGAAGGCCTCTGCATGGACCGCCGTGATCCCGTGGCTATTTGTGCTGCTGTGGAGCAGCGGCTTCATCGGGTCGAAGCTGGGAGTGCCGTATGCGGAGCCGTTTACTTTTCTGACGCTGCGTTACTGCATTGTGCTCATGATTTTGGTTCCGATAGCACTGATTACACATGCACCGTGGCCGAAGGGGAATGGGCAGATGGCGCATGTGGCGTTTGCAGGGCTGATGATTCACGCGCTGTACCTGAGCGGATGTGTTTGGTCGCTGAAACTGGGGCTGCCGGCCGGGATCCTGAGTTTGATCGTGTCGCTGCAGCCGCTTTTCACCGCTGCGTTTGCAGGCGTGGTGCTGGGTGAGAAGGTGGTGCCACGGCAGTGGGGCGGGCTGGCGCTGGGATTTCTTGGTACGATATTGGTGGTGGCGCACAAGACGGGCAGCGGGCTGACGTTTTTGATGACGGTGCCAGCCATTGCCGCGCTGGTGGGAATCACGGTGGGGACGATGTGGCAGAAGCGGCACTGCCCGGCGTTTGATCTGCGCACGAGCACGGTGGTGCAGTATGCGGCGAGCCTGCTCATCACGGCGGTGCTGGCTGTGAGCACCGAGACGATGCAGGTGCAGTGGAGCGGGCAGTTTGTGTTTGCGCTGCTGTGGGTGGCGCTGGTGCTTTCCATCGGGGCGATCAGCCTGCTCAACCACCTGATCAAAAGCGGAACGGCGGTGAATGTGGCGAGCCTCTTCTATACGGTGCCTGCGGTGACGGCGCTGATGGCGTGGGGGATTTTTGGCGAGACTTTGACGGGGCTATCACTCATCGGCATGGCTTTTGCTGCGCTGGGGGTGTGGCTGGCACGTGGCCGGTGA
- the rpiB gene encoding ribose 5-phosphate isomerase B, giving the protein MKIAIGSDHAGYAYKQAIIRHLREAGHEVEDFGTHSEAAVDYPRFIRPVAEAVAAGKFERGIVLGGSGNGEAIAANRVRGVRCGLCWNVESARLTRLHNDANVLSLGERMMDLDTALQIVEVFLTTAFEGGRHLARIQQLDE; this is encoded by the coding sequence ATGAAAATCGCCATCGGCTCCGATCACGCAGGCTATGCCTACAAGCAGGCCATCATCAGGCATCTGCGGGAGGCGGGGCATGAGGTGGAGGATTTTGGCACGCACTCGGAGGCAGCGGTGGATTATCCACGCTTCATCCGGCCAGTGGCCGAAGCTGTGGCGGCAGGCAAATTTGAGCGGGGCATTGTTCTTGGCGGTTCCGGCAATGGCGAGGCCATTGCCGCGAACCGTGTGCGGGGTGTCCGCTGCGGTCTGTGCTGGAATGTAGAGTCTGCGAGGCTGACGCGCCTGCACAATGATGCAAACGTGCTCTCCTTGGGGGAGAGGATGATGGATTTGGATACGGCGCTGCAGATTGTGGAGGTATTTCTGACCACTGCCTTTGAGGGCGGACGACACCTGGCGAGGATCCAGCAGCTGGATGAGTGA
- a CDS encoding VOC family protein — translation MDKPIHPGVRIGHVHLKVADLERALAFYCGVLGFELTQRYGTQAAFVSAGGYHHHIGLNTWESRGGKAPPRGTTGLYHVAILYPDRASLADALRRLIKHGVPLDGASDHGVSEALYLHDPDGNGLELYVDRDPALWPRDAKGELQMVTDPIDLKALLAEAPVQP, via the coding sequence ATGGACAAGCCCATTCATCCTGGTGTGCGCATCGGTCATGTGCACCTGAAGGTGGCCGATCTTGAAAGAGCGCTGGCTTTTTACTGCGGCGTTCTCGGCTTCGAACTGACGCAGCGCTACGGCACTCAGGCTGCCTTTGTGTCGGCCGGAGGGTATCATCACCACATCGGGCTGAACACGTGGGAAAGCCGCGGAGGCAAGGCACCGCCGCGTGGCACCACGGGGCTTTACCATGTGGCGATCCTGTATCCTGATCGTGCTTCGCTGGCGGATGCTCTGCGTCGGTTGATCAAGCATGGTGTGCCACTGGACGGGGCCTCAGATCATGGCGTGAGCGAGGCGCTGTATCTGCATGATCCGGATGGCAATGGACTGGAGCTTTACGTGGACCGTGATCCTGCGCTGTGGCCACGTGATGCCAAAGGTGAACTGCAAATGGTCACCGACCCGATTGATCTTAAAGCGTTGCTTGCGGAAGCGCCCGTCCAACCCTGA
- a CDS encoding YceI family protein: protein MKTITAKELSALKNGPVLIHVLPEEHYECAHLPGAVNACVYEMVFVDRVAELVPDKEAAVVVYGTGDGSLDAATAAEKLAKVGYTNVSVFEGGLAEWRSLGLPLEGSGAEACELTPEGLFEVDTSTSVVRWTGRNLFNHHHGTIKLAGGRIEVERGVLKHARFTLDMNSIACEDLVDTAYNAMLIRHLRDEDFFAVERFPTAEFICERAEALAACTAGTPNFNMHGSITLRGVTRPLSFPAVIAAADADHLTGQAQFELDRTQFGSHYGSGRLFAFLGKHIVNDHVHLHLKVHAKRSR from the coding sequence ATGAAGACGATCACTGCCAAGGAACTGAGCGCCCTGAAGAACGGGCCGGTGTTGATTCATGTGCTGCCGGAGGAGCATTATGAGTGCGCGCATCTGCCCGGAGCGGTCAACGCCTGTGTGTATGAAATGGTCTTTGTGGACCGAGTGGCGGAGCTGGTGCCTGACAAGGAGGCTGCGGTGGTGGTGTATGGTACGGGTGACGGATCGCTGGATGCTGCGACTGCGGCTGAAAAGCTGGCGAAGGTGGGATACACGAATGTGAGCGTTTTTGAAGGCGGACTGGCCGAGTGGCGGAGCCTGGGTCTGCCGCTGGAAGGTTCAGGTGCTGAGGCTTGCGAGCTGACACCCGAGGGGCTTTTTGAGGTGGATACTTCCACGAGCGTGGTGCGCTGGACCGGGCGGAATCTGTTCAATCATCACCACGGAACGATCAAGCTGGCAGGTGGCAGGATCGAAGTGGAGCGCGGAGTTTTGAAGCATGCGCGTTTCACGCTCGACATGAACAGCATCGCCTGTGAGGACCTGGTGGACACGGCTTACAATGCGATGCTGATCCGCCATCTGCGGGATGAGGACTTCTTTGCCGTGGAGCGCTTTCCCACGGCTGAGTTTATCTGTGAGCGAGCGGAGGCACTGGCGGCCTGCACCGCTGGGACGCCCAATTTTAACATGCACGGCAGCATAACCCTGCGCGGCGTCACCCGGCCGCTGAGTTTTCCGGCGGTGATTGCAGCGGCGGATGCTGATCATCTGACTGGTCAGGCGCAGTTTGAGCTCGACCGCACCCAGTTCGGCAGCCACTACGGCTCCGGCAGACTCTTTGCCTTCCTAGGAAAGCATATCGTAAACGACCATGTGCATCTGCACCTCAAGGTGCATGCAAAACGCAGCCGCTAA